In Oryza sativa Japonica Group chromosome 8, ASM3414082v1, the sequence TCTGGTGGGGATGTGTGATAGTTTGTTTCATCTGGTGTCTGAGAGGCATTCTGAGCTTCCTAATTGACAAAAAAATTGTTTCCGCGTTAGAAATTATAGGTGGTCAAAATGTCAACAGAAACAGGATACAATAATAAAATGCTACACAGTATTGTGTACCTGTTGATTGGGCCACTGCATGTTTGGTTGAATTGTCGACTGTGACTGGAAACTACCAAACTGAGGAACAGCGGAGTTAGGCGATGCTAAAGATGGAGGAACACCTTGAGGATGCATCATATAAGAATGCATCCCGGCAATCTGCGCAGAAGGAACAAAACCACCTATACCCAACAGTGATGAAGGAACAACAGGTACAGGAGAGGCATTACTGTTTCCCTGAAAGCAACAAATATTGCAGTTCCATTGagaatattcttcttgagtGAAATAGAAGTGTCCACATAAACCAATATGATACAGTTTAACTGAATAGAAGTAAGACCAACACAAATCATGGATACTGACCACATACTAAGGAAGTCGACTGACCAATATCAAACTATATTTTGCACCTTCCATGATAAGCACTGAAAAATGTTTCAGGAAGCTACAATAAAAAACAACCATACGTCCATACCTTTGTGGAACAATCTGGAACTCCATTACTTTTCACTGACTGACTACTATCTGTTGTTCCACTACCATTTGCAGCCATGTTGTTCCCTTTGTTCTGACCAAGTGTTGACTCGGCCGAACTCTCCTGTGCAGTTTGTGAACCATCTTTTGGTGCTCCAGTTCGGTCTCTTAATTCATTTAGTTCTAGCTGAAGTTGTTGTATGGTATGCAGAAAACCCCTTTGCATCTCAACATACTGGGGAAAAGCAAGAGGACAGGGTGAAGAGAATGTTAATATAACGCAGTCAAGACATACGCAAACAGTAGAATGAAGGCATCTAATGAACCACACATCGTACCTGTTGTTGGAAACTAATCCAATATTGATTGAATTGCTCAGTACGATCACGTAACTCAGCTTGCATTGTCTGAGACTGTAAAGTATCCATTTCTTGAACTCGTGCCATCCAAGCATGAGCTTCCCTCAATTGTTCATCTTTGTAAATAATGTTATCTTGAGCAGCCCTATGCTGTAAATAAAATGCTCGTCAGGGAGTGGCTGGATGCTAATTTGAGGAAGGCAATCATGCAACAAAATTATTGACCATTGATTTAGAAATTCTCACAAAGAAATAAATGTTAGATTGTTCATGCATGGATACAAAGCACTAGCTCAATGCCTCAATGTTGATAATGCTTTAATATTCTCCCTGAAGGTAAGACTATATTTGCAGCAACAGAAAAACAAGGAGAAGCCATGTCATTGGAAAGGAATTAAAACTATCATAAAGTGTTTAAAACCCTAGTTCAACAATATACATTGCATAACATTAGAAATGAACTGCAGTAAACTCATCCTATGATACTAAGTTACACTTTCTGTAAGAGTCTATCATGTTAATCATTCAAAAGTGAATAACTAGGATACTGTTATAAGCACATTGTCAGTAAAGATGTTTATGTATCTTTTGTAGTATGACTATGCGCATAGAGACATACAGTCATACACAATCTAAAATAGAATGGAAACAAGAGGGTTGAAAAAAGAATACCTGTTCCTCTAATGCAAGCATTTGGCTTTCCTTTTCTCGCAGATGTTCTTGGAGATCATGGATTTGTTTAAGATGCTGTGCCCTTTCAGCTTCAGAATTGTCACGTTCCCTTCTGCAGAAGATAAGAAAATACCAAACACATTTTATTTTCTACAACAAAGATTTTgctcaaaccaaaaaaaaaatgtcctgGTCAGGGATTGCAAATGactacatgattttttttatttgttatgTTCTTTTGCACAATAAAACTATTTTATCATGCATAAATGGGCATCACATGattcacaaaaaagaaaagaaaagaaaagaaaagaaaagggaatcaACATCACATGCGGGTTTTTCATTGAGTAAGAAAACAAGCAATTCAGCAAGTCCATAAACAACTCTAATACTTTGATGAGGTGCAACTCAGCTGCTTTGTTGCTCTAACTAGTAATAAATACGGTCATCCCACATGATACTGAAATGAATCAGTAGTACCTAAAAGTTGCAAGCTCTTTTGTCTGTTCTCTAAGAAGATCTTGATTTGCCCACACCTGCCAAAAGGAAACAAAGATGGTGAGAGATCACAACCTCTAAATCTCACTGGTGCAACACAGAGCACTAACCGTTTGATGGTCAATCTTCAAAGCATCCAGTTCCCTGTCCTTGTCATCCAATTTCATTTCGAGCTCAAGGATGTACTTTTCCCGTTCATGCAGTTGTTCCTGTACAATTCGAaatcagtattttttttcccactAAAAAGGACAAGGCAATCTGCAGTATGTACATCAATCATGTAATGTACCCCCTCCATCCCAGATTATAAGGGATTTAGGATGGATGGGATAGGGGCACATCCTAGTACTGCGAATCTGGACAGACTACTAGGATGTGTACCATCTATCCTAAATccctttatattttgggacagagggagtatagaTCATGACTTGTGTGTGAACCGTAAACTAACATTACTTGAGCTAACAAGCAAGGCACTGCACGCATCAAATCAAACACAATAACAGATATACTCAGTCAACAACAGAACACCACATAACCATCATTAAGGTAttagccaaaatttggtaaaaaaGAATAAATGCATAAATTTATCACAGCATAAAGAAATATTTGATACTACGTACTTCATTCTGTAAGAAGCAGCAAAGAAGCTACCGAGGTCACCCACTAAGCAACATCCTAGACATCAAAATAAAAAGGAACAATTCCCACTTCACGACAGTGTAACCATCTGTAGCAATACTGATCATCATGCCAACAGAAATAATGAATGAGTGAGTAGCACTCATAAGCAGCCAATAACCGCAGTACAGGCCAAATCATGTGCAATTAGTAAGTTACATGTACTCAGTTCCCACCTAATGCATGATACGACTGGCAACACGAAGTGCGTGTAAGTGGAAAGCAAAATCAGAACCTTCAGCTTTGCCGCGGCCGTTACATGCTCCTTGGCAGCAGCCTCGAAGCTGCGCTGCGCCTCGATGATCTGCGGGTGGGCGATGACCTGAGCTCGCAGCTCCATCTCAAGCCGCTGAAGCTCCTCCCGCTGATGCACGACGCTCTGCAGGCGCTGCTGGATGATGTCCTCGCTGAGGCCCCCGCTTCCGTCGATGGTGATCGAGCAGTAATCATCCAGTCTTCCACCCCCgtcctgcagcaaaacaaaaagaaaaaaacaatccaTCGATCGTCTCAAACCGCTCCACAGCTCAATCCACAAACCAAAAACAACACGGGTGGCGATGACGAAGGGAGAAGTGTGGCGCGCACGCACCTCGTACATGGCTCTGTCCTCGGATTGCCCCATCTTGCCATGCTCCCCGGGATCCTGCGCAccaagcaacaacaacaacagcacAGCACAGATGAGTACactcaccagcagcagcagcaaccaagggatgggaggggaggggaggggaaccgACGTCGGCGCCATTGGAGCGGAGCGGGGCGTCGGGGACGGCGCGCCACTCcttgcgcgccgccgcggcgtccatcCCTGCGCGCGGGGCCCCTTCCCCCCACAAGCGGGATCGGGATCTGGGCGACGGGGGGTGCTAGGGTTTTGGGGGTCCCTATCTCTCCCCCGCACGCGCGGGGTCGGGGTCGAGGCGGGGAGCGACGTCGCCCTCACCGCGGTCAAGCTGGAGCGCgagcgtggcggtggcggtggcggtggtggtggcgatggctAGGGTttacggcggccgcggcggatggaggaggaagaggaggcgatCGGACAGAGAGGAGAAAAGCGGGGGATTTGGGTCGGGGCCGAGGCGTGTGATTTTGGGGAGGGATTGGATTGGAGTATTGGAGTGTAGGTGCAGGgatgaggagaggaggcagcccGGTCTGGTCAGGTCAGGTCTGGTCAGGTCCTGATGAGTTGCAACTGCGACTTTGCAGTCGATGGGATGGAACATGTCTTTTGTGTTCGAatctcaattttatttttttaaaatgctTGTTTTCtgaataataatttatataagGGCACAGTGcttgtttaaaaaaacaaaattgctttttaaaaacatattaatctgtTTTTCAAGTTTTAATagtaataaatatttaattaataatgcGCTTTCGAGTAAGCGTTTTTACGTGCACGGAAGAGAAGTTTCCAACCGAATCTCCGGAACACGGCCTAATATTGTATCTAAAAGGAAGGGGAAAGAAGAGTATTGAGGAGATCCGTAAAATGAGATGAACCGTTAGCATATGATTACAAACTTGAaatatggattaatatgatttttaaagcaacttttttatagatctttttttaaaaaaaatgtatcatttaacagtttgggAATCACCAGCACAAAAGAACGAGGACAATTTCTTCCTCTACGTGCTTCTCTCGAACACTTCCTAATAGTTCGTTCTTCCTCCCTTTAAGAATACAAGTAAATTTATTCACGAGACTAATAAGAggttaaattaaataaatattggTTGTGATTGACTAAGATAAAAAAGCATGTGGAAAAATTAAAGCAAATTATTATTACAATGCGCTGAGATAGTAAATAGGAATAGAAACTAAGGCATTTTTTTACCGTTTGGTTGTCTTTAGCTCTAAGAGAGGCAGAGGTAGCCAACCAAACGGTTTTAGTTTCACCCAGAAAAAGAGCGAAGCATGCAAATGTAATCTAATCTAGAGTGTAGTTCAGGCTACTACATAACTCCACTCTAGACTATGCTCCTTGAGTTATAAGGAGTTGAGCCCtgccaaatatgccctaaataCTATGTAGAGAAGTAGTTGCTCCCTCCGCTCCAATGTATAAGCATTTATAAGAACAAAATTAAGGTAAAGATTAGAAGTGGTTGCTACTTTCAATTTTATTCCCATTATCTAATCATCAACAGAAAGTTACCATACACGATACACTATTTTCTAACAGCAACTACCCTATGTTTTCCCTTCTTGTAGTTTGCGTTGAGTTTGCTTTTTGCATGCAAGACAACTCCACTCATTCTCTGTCCTTTTTCTTACTTCACCTCACCATCCAATCATATGATCTTTGAGGTTGTATTATAGGTTTGTTATGTTTCCTCTAAATTGTTTAGATCAGGTTAAGATCGAGCATAAGAGATTTTGATGACCTCATTAAATTAGGTATGTTTGGGTTTAATATGGGAATAAATTAGAATTGGAGATAACTGATGGAATAAGTAGTATCAAAACAGTGTTGGAAGTGCTTacatttagtgtaaaatttaaatGCTATAAGTGCTTATATTTCGGAATggatggagtttttttttttttgcatctgtGTGACTATTTTTCTTCCATTTCCTTTGACCCTCTTATTTTCTCTTATTTTCTCTAGTGAAGATTACAGTAGCTGTACAGTTAGTAGTACTAGTAATCATAGGTTTTGGTTGGAGCTAGCTTGTGTTTTGTTTCATGCAGATGTAGAAGTAGGAGTACGTGCATAAGACAGGCATATGTGAGGAAAAAAGATTGGTGATAATAACTGAGTTGGTGCATTAACCAAGTGGTGTTTGGTTCTTTGTCTCCTTTTTCTTGAGAAGCATTGCAGCAATGTATAGGTGCTGTTTGGGAAGGagagactaaactttagtctctCTCATAAAAGCATAAGTCCCTATGAGAGAGACTAAAATTTTTATGAGAAGACTAAGCTTTAATCCCTCCTACTGAAACACCACCATAGTACGAAGGTCCCGGGCAAGTGGACGTGCGCAGAGAGAAGGAAACGATCCAGATGTGATGTGTTGTTTCGCATGCCATTTCACCACCCCAAACAAACCCAAATCAATCACACCTTCGGTTCATCTTAATTGGGCTTAATGTCCAGAGAGCCCATTATAGATTTAGAGCCCACTAACGAATCAATTTGGTGTGAAAAGGAGTCTAATTTTAATCTCTCAACCGCAAAACTGGGTATAACGCACGATTCCTCTGGCTGTTAAAACCGATATAAAATAACTACTCCCAGACAATATTGAAGGTGATATTTATTGACTGTGTAGTCCACTCATCACATGTTTTTTTAGAGGTGGGCCCACATGCCATCCCCTATCGCCCTTCGTTCTCtcgtctcctctctccctccccctttATGTCCACGATCCACATCAAGGAAACCACCTTCACACCAATCTTAACAATTTGGGGTTCgaaatatattttattgtgatCAAAGGATATGAATCGGATTAGACCAATAATTGAGGGTGCGTTCCCAACTTAGGTTGCGTTCGTTAGCTCTAGTGCCCAACTTCCCTCCCTTGTTTTCCacgtgcacgctttttaaactgctaaacggtgcgttttttaaaatatatatatatacaaaagttgtttaaaaaatcatattaatctatttttgaaaaaaatagtaaatacttaattagcaaatacttaactaatcgctgctccgttttccatgcCGGAGGGAAACAGAGCCTAACCATGTGGTGTCTTAGTATCTTATAGCACACTAACTATATACAGCCCATATAAGCCATAGCTATATCTGGGCTCGTGATCGGCAGTTAGTTGGGCCTGTGCCTCCTCAACGACCATTTCGATGGAGACCGTACGGACATGGGGCACATGCATAAATGCATTGCAAAAGCTTCAAGTTGGCAGAAGTAGGAGAATCCTGTACACTGTACTATAAACCAATCGATCTGCATTGTTGACATTTGTTGAGGCTTTGAACGGGACACGGCCGGGAGCACATAAACAAAGCAATATTTCGGCAATcattagttactccctccgttttctaTTATATGCGCCGTTGATTATTTTAGATATATTTaacattcatcttattaaaaaatatataattattatttattttattgtgacttattTATTATCAAATGCTTTTTAAacataatattatatttttatatttgcacgaaaattttaaataagacgaataatgaAAAGTTTGTTAAAAAATCAgcggtgtcatatattaaaaacggagggagtataatactTGTAGAAAAACATCTTACTAtagattttatatatgtgttgtcCCTATAAGTAAATCAAAGAAGCAAAATTCTCCTTTTGGAATATGACGTGCTATCTCTGTGTGACACATGTGCGAATTTGAGCCGTCAACACATCTCCATCGCCAGGCACCGAAAAGGGCCAATTTAATTTTAATGTTCTATTACACCATATATATGCTTCTATCAACGGTCTTTATTGAGTTTTTCCTCTGTCGGAACAAAATTATACAGGACCTCGGTCCTTTGCATATTTGGAAAGAATTTGCTTCTCCACTGCCACGTGTCCGCACCAATCTTAGACCACCTATCTTTTACCTCTAGCTCAAGTGCTTTTTTCtcattctctcctcttctctgcTTATCATCAACCGAAGCAATGGAGCCCCATCTTCGCACGTGGAATACGTTCCCCGGGCATGGATGGAGAGCTCACCCAACTATTCCCCATGTCTCCTCTCCACTCTCACTACCTCTCTTCCACTTTTTCTTCCCCGTAGAAGACCCAAAGTTTAGCTAGGGTCCGATGCGtagctacggcggcggcgacgccctcaTCCAACCGCAGGGGCATGGGATGGCCGACTTAGCACGCTCCCTTGCCGGGAACATACTCAGTCTCAACTAGACATAGTACTCATGTACCACATTGCATTTTGCGTCGTAacagtgaggaggaggaggcgagggagcGTGTTTTCACGCTAGATATGAGGCTCCAGCCGAGAAGCAAAAGAAGATGCAGCGTGGAGCGTGTTTTTGCGCTGGAGATGGAGGGCTCCAACCAAGAAGAACAGAGGAAGGGGATGTGGGGACTGGGGAGAGTGGCGAGGAGAGAGAATGGGAAATTTGGCATTTTGGCTAGAGGTAGAAGATATGTACTATAAGATCAGTACTTGAaaggttatatttttttttaacataggGAATACACATAAATTAAAGATGTTGTTGCCAGCCAAACCTACTactttcagtaaaaaaaattaacttatgtTAGAATATGACTAACCCTAAAAAAtcttaggatatgtcacatacTATATATACTAGTACTTTCTTGAACCGCACCGAGAAAATACACCAATCGACACACGATGGTCGGCCCTCATGGAACTCCTCATCACATGCAGTTGGGCATGAGATGAGGGGAAGGGAGGTGCTGATCCAACCCGCGTTGCCACCGCAATCACGGGAacaaactaatttttttaaaggatttttttttgatttttgaaAGGAGGAAGAATCTAAATTTAATTTGCATCACTAGATAAACTCACCATGAGTGACAAATCGAAAACGACACTGGACACAGGACAGTACGTAGGATGTACACCTTTcaaattaaaaacaaattaagGGACACTGTTgattgaaaagtttttgttgcTTCTCCTAGCAAATGATCCACATATACTCCGTATTAATTTGCCAGATCTGGACCGAAGGCGAAATTGAAAAGGCAAATTGATGGGATTGATGGCTACGTTATTCCTAGAAATTAAGTGGTTAAAACCATTGATCCCGAAAAGGAATAGTGGTGTAGTATGAAAATGGGCTGTCACAGTCAGTGTAGTAAAAGTCGGCCGACTATATATATACGGCCGTATATACGTACGGTCGTACGGATACGTCGGCTAAACCGTTCCGTATAGTTGGAAAATGCTCAAATATGGCCATTTTGTTCGCTTAATCACCCAATTTTTCATAATCACCGGATTGGACTTACTGTATGTTATAATTAAGTTTCATTGGAACCTGTTTTAAATTGTTAGCAATCCACAAGACCTAGTACAACCCTTCTGCTGGTATATAAGCTAGTAAGAAAATTACTGTCTGTTTCAGTATAATCACATGGTGAGATACGAACACATTATCTCATTTTGACAATATAATATGTTAAGAATCTCTAGAACTACAAGAAATTATCTAATATATTGGTATTAGTGTGAACATGAGTAATTGCTTGACGGTACCCATTCCGTTCGAACACCGTATTCCGTTCTTTACAACACTGGTTACAGTGCATGAACACATCAATAtattatactctctccgttctatATTATACCTAATCTCACCAGTACTTGTGAAGAAAGAGCAAAATTAGATCGAACTAGACCCTAGCGAAGTTTAATATACAAGGGGCAAATATTCGTTTAACACCATATCAAATTACTTCGTGTACACATCTTGTGCCAAAAAAGACATATATAACCCTAGTTAGCTGCATTGCGTTTGTTTATGcaacatgcatatatagtaaatttgaaTGGTTCAAAATGTAGTAACTAGTACTCCTACAATTAATCCAAATTAAACTACCACGTACGTACTATAGCTAAATGGCAGCGAACTGAATCAAAATTTGCAGGTCCTGAATCCTGATTAATATATATGCCAATATATAAAGCTTCAAACTATTTGatcgaatatatatatatatagttggacAGTACAAGTGTACAACTTGGTTGACAATAATCTTCAAgaggaaaaacaaaacaagcaaaaaaaaaaaaagctagccAATTGAGTCGATGCATTGATCATCGATCCATGCATTGAGATTGAGAGTGAGAAATATACTAATATATCACAACTACTCTACTAACTTGCATGCATGCGTTGATCATATGCATCATCTTCCATTACAGACACGTACGTAGATCAATGTGTATATATACTCACTTCTTTTCAggtaatctataattaaataaatttttataatatatttatcttaagttaagaatattattatttttttataaaattagttaaacTTATAGTAGtttaattttgaccaaagttaaagcgtattataacctaaaacagagGGACTAATAGATTAGCTAGCTAGTTCGATCTAGCCATGTATCACTGCCATTGATCAGCTCGAGCTAGCAAGAGCTAGGTCGTGTCGGCGAGCTGCAGCGTGTGCAGcagcgcggcgcggaggcgggctTCGTCCTGGAGCGCGGCGGGCACGTCGTCCACCATCACGTCCTGCAccgtcgcgccgcccacgcGCGCCACCGACGCGTGCTGCACCGCCAGGTTCAGCGCCCGCACCGCGCACATCATGCGCGCCGGggcgtgccgcgccgccgccgccgccgtcgtcaggcGCAGTATGGCGGCGTCACGCCCGATCATCCGCACCACGAGATCATCCCGGCCGATGGCGCCGGCGCCCAGCCCCGCggcccaggcggcggcggcggcagcggagggagCCAGCGGCGCCCTCCGCGCCTCGGCCTCGAGCcgctcgacgcggcggcgcagctcggcGATGTAGTCaacggcgtcggcgaggagggaCGCCTTGTCCATCCGTGACACGgtgggcacggcggcgcggagtTCGCAGAACCGGCGGTTGAGCTTCTCCCTCC encodes:
- the LOC4346207 gene encoding uncharacterized protein isoform X1 — protein: MDAAAARKEWRAVPDAPLRSNGADDPGEHGKMGQSEDRAMYEDGGGRLDDYCSITIDGSGGLSEDIIQQRLQSVVHQREELQRLEMELRAQVIAHPQIIEAQRSFEAAAKEHVTAAAKLKEQLHEREKYILELEMKLDDKDRELDALKIDHQTVWANQDLLREQTKELATFRRERDNSEAERAQHLKQIHDLQEHLREKESQMLALEEQHRAAQDNIIYKDEQLREAHAWMARVQEMDTLQSQTMQAELRDRTEQFNQYWISFQQQYVEMQRGFLHTIQQLQLELNELRDRTGAPKDGSQTAQESSAESTLGQNKGNNMAANGSGTTDSSQSVKSNGVPDCSTKGNSNASPVPVVPSSLLGIGGFVPSAQIAGMHSYMMHPQGVPPSLASPNSAVPQFGSFQSQSTIQPNMQWPNQQEAQNASQTPDETNYHTSPPDQKALQQAAGNNDELSLKQNQATRAEHLTATAHGKQQQQQRFPSVVSESTHEQKLQVVESNVTEHLVYNEQQKAQDSSSIVSPIRKFEHQEQTNEFKDEKVASGNQSEEQVARHQHKASDFDASTTQIHLKGGAAEFTANVGNQTDTHTSAGGGLGSLLPRIPKEPSLLDERSLLACIVRAVPAGPDGRIKISTTLPNRLGKMLAPLHWHDYKKHYGKLDDFVASHPELFVIEGDFIHLREGAQQIISATTAAAKIAAVASSAPYSLLPSVAVTPVAQSTRQKRGPVVDSRSSNVMPSRNGSTTASFGDQFDKGGHIPKPNDSVGYNIVQGIGDVTIASKVKDIQENGFSDEVRPGQSSMHAVSANGVRQERSGLPAGNTRHGYGGKQQGRSTGPAYISRR
- the LOC4346207 gene encoding uncharacterized protein isoform X2; protein product: MDAAAARKEWRAVPDAPLRSNGADDPGEHGKMGQSEDRAMYEDGGGRLDDYCSITIDGSGGLSEDIIQQRLQSVVHQREELQRLEMELRAQVIAHPQIIEAQRSFEAAAKEHVTAAAKLKEQLHEREKYILELEMKLDDKDRELDALKIDHQTVWANQDLLREQTKELATFRRERDNSEAERAQHLKQIHDLQEHLREKESQMLALEEQHRAAQDNIIYKDEQLREAHAWMARVQEMDTLQSQTMQAELRDRTEQFNQYWISFQQQYVEMQRGFLHTIQQLQLELNELRDRTGAPKDGSQTAQESSAESTLGQNKGNNMAANGSGTTDSSQSVKSNGVPDCSTKGNSNASPVPVVPSSLLGIGGFVPSAQIAGMHSYMMHPQGVPPSLASPNSAVPQFGSFQSQSTIQPNMQWPNQQEAQNASQTPDETNYHTSPPDQKALQQAAGNNDELSLKQNQATRAEHLTATAHGKQQQQQRFPSVVSESTHEQKVVESNVTEHLVYNEQQKAQDSSSIVSPIRKFEHQEQTNEFKDEKVASGNQSEEQVARHQHKASDFDASTTQIHLKGGAAEFTANVGNQTDTHTSAGGGLGSLLPRIPKEPSLLDERSLLACIVRAVPAGPDGRIKISTTLPNRLGKMLAPLHWHDYKKHYGKLDDFVASHPELFVIEGDFIHLREGAQQIISATTAAAKIAAVASSAPYSLLPSVAVTPVAQSTRQKRGPVVDSRSSNVMPSRNGSTTASFGDQFDKGGHIPKPNDSVGYNIVQGIGDVTIASKVKDIQENGFSDEVRPGQSSMHAVSANGVRQERSGLPAGNTRHGYGGKQQGRSTGPAYISRR
- the LOC107275552 gene encoding transcription factor MYC2, whose protein sequence is MDELVLSPSSFSATACFPTLDFEFCEVPDQWLLGLGHDELDKDAAASALAAAAASQSASNDDVPRNPPATTTTTKRRGRKPGPRSGGGGAPPIGHVEAERQRREKLNRRFCELRAAVPTVSRMDKASLLADAVDYIAELRRRVERLEAEARRAPLAPSAAAAAAWAAGLGAGAIGRDDLVVRMIGRDAAILRLTTAAAAARHAPARMMCAVRALNLAVQHASVARVGGATVQDVMVDDVPAALQDEARLRAALLHTLQLADTT